Proteins from one Chroococcidiopsis sp. CCMEE 29 genomic window:
- the ppk1 gene encoding polyphosphate kinase 1, whose amino-acid sequence MPKTKKTATEIDLSDSQYYFNRELSWLEFNNRVLYEACDPRSPLLERLKFLAIFSSNLDEFFMVRVAALKQQVEAKVSKLTPDGRTPQEQLEEISQRLRPLVVQQHRHFEQVLRPALAREGIHLLDYIDLNQEQRTYLQGYFEEQIFPVLTPLAVDPSHPFPHISNLSLNLAVAIKNPETEEELFARVKVPKVLPRFLPLPEELRLQHKGKAANWTGVPLEQVIAHNLETLFPGMDIQEYHSFRITRDADLELEEDEADDLMLAIEQELRKRRVGGSTVRLEIQSQMPESVRGRLVRELDLSERDVYEVDGLLGLGDLMSFMALPLPELKDPPWKSVVPPRLQKITTPLANPDALETEEGKDFFAVIREQDLLVHHPYHSFSSTVLRFITHAAYDPDVLAIKMTLYRTSGDSPILNALITAAENGKQVAVLMELKARFDEENNIYWARRLEGVGVHVVYGVAGLKTHCKTVMVVRREADRIRRYVHIGTGNYNPKTARIYTDLGLFSCREDLGADLTDLFNYLTGYSRQQAYRKLLVAPVNLRDRMLDLICREIEHCQNGSSGRIVAKMNALVDPQMIATLYKASRAGVQIDLIVRGMCCLCPGVKELSENIRVISIVGRFLEHSRIYYFHNQGQEEIYIGSADWMPRNLDRRVEAITPIDDPDIAKDLQEILGTMLADNRQAWDLQPDGRYIQRRPAADCPQSSSQKILMELALQSAGVT is encoded by the coding sequence ATGCCTAAAACAAAGAAGACTGCCACAGAAATTGATTTGAGTGATTCGCAATATTACTTCAACCGCGAGTTGAGCTGGTTAGAGTTTAACAACCGGGTTTTGTATGAAGCCTGCGATCCGCGATCGCCTCTATTGGAACGCCTCAAGTTTTTGGCAATCTTCAGCTCCAACTTAGATGAATTTTTTATGGTGCGCGTTGCTGCTTTGAAGCAACAAGTAGAAGCCAAGGTGAGCAAATTAACCCCAGATGGTCGCACACCTCAAGAACAACTAGAGGAAATTAGCCAACGCTTGCGTCCGCTTGTAGTGCAACAGCATCGGCACTTTGAGCAAGTGCTAAGACCGGCGCTAGCGCGAGAAGGTATTCACCTACTTGACTACATCGACCTGAATCAGGAACAGCGAACCTACCTGCAAGGCTACTTTGAGGAGCAAATCTTTCCAGTGCTGACACCGCTGGCAGTTGATCCGAGCCATCCGTTCCCCCACATCTCCAATCTCAGCCTGAATCTGGCAGTGGCGATCAAGAATCCAGAAACCGAAGAAGAATTATTCGCGCGGGTTAAAGTCCCCAAAGTCCTGCCCCGATTTTTGCCGTTGCCGGAGGAACTGCGTCTCCAGCATAAAGGCAAAGCAGCTAACTGGACTGGCGTACCCTTAGAACAGGTGATTGCTCATAATCTAGAAACGCTGTTTCCAGGAATGGATATTCAGGAATATCATTCTTTCCGAATTACTCGTGACGCTGACCTAGAACTGGAAGAGGATGAAGCAGATGACCTAATGCTGGCGATCGAGCAGGAACTCCGCAAGCGGCGCGTTGGTGGTTCTACAGTCAGGTTAGAAATTCAATCCCAAATGCCTGAGTCGGTGCGTGGTAGGTTGGTGCGGGAATTGGATTTGTCAGAGAGAGACGTTTACGAAGTAGATGGACTGCTAGGACTGGGGGATCTAATGTCATTTATGGCATTGCCACTCCCTGAACTAAAAGATCCACCCTGGAAGTCTGTAGTACCTCCACGCCTGCAAAAAATCACCACTCCCCTTGCCAACCCAGATGCGCTGGAAACGGAGGAAGGGAAAGATTTTTTCGCTGTGATTCGCGAGCAGGATTTACTGGTACACCATCCTTATCATTCTTTTTCCTCCACAGTGCTGCGCTTCATTACTCATGCTGCCTATGACCCAGATGTGCTGGCAATCAAAATGACGCTTTACCGCACCTCTGGAGACTCACCAATTCTCAATGCACTGATTACAGCGGCAGAAAATGGCAAGCAAGTGGCAGTTCTAATGGAACTGAAGGCTCGGTTTGATGAAGAGAATAATATTTACTGGGCGCGGCGGTTAGAAGGAGTGGGGGTGCATGTCGTTTATGGGGTTGCCGGTCTGAAGACCCACTGTAAAACGGTAATGGTAGTGCGTCGGGAGGCAGACCGCATCCGCCGCTACGTTCACATTGGCACTGGCAACTATAACCCGAAGACAGCTCGGATTTACACCGATTTGGGATTATTTAGCTGCCGAGAAGATTTGGGAGCTGATCTAACCGATTTGTTTAATTATTTGACCGGCTATTCACGGCAACAGGCTTATCGCAAATTATTGGTAGCACCCGTGAATTTACGCGATCGCATGCTTGACCTGATCTGCCGCGAGATCGAACATTGCCAGAACGGTTCCTCGGGACGCATTGTTGCCAAGATGAATGCGTTGGTAGATCCGCAAATGATTGCTACTTTATACAAAGCCTCACGCGCTGGGGTGCAAATTGACTTAATCGTGCGTGGGATGTGCTGTTTATGTCCTGGTGTTAAAGAATTAAGTGAAAATATTCGCGTCATCAGTATCGTAGGTCGCTTTCTAGAACACTCCCGCATTTACTACTTTCATAACCAAGGACAAGAAGAGATTTACATTGGTAGTGCTGATTGGATGCCTCGCAATCTCGATCGACGAGTTGAGGCAATTACGCCGATTGACGACCCAGACATTGCCAAGGATCTACAAGAAATTCTTGGTACTATGTTGGCAGATAACCGCCAAGCATGGGATTTACAGCCAGATGGACGTTATATCCAGCGGCGACCTGCTGCCGACTGTCCGCAATCTAGCTCTCAAAAAATTTTGATGGAACTGGCGCTACAATCGGCTGGCGTCACCTAA
- a CDS encoding superoxide dismutase, with protein sequence MAFELPPLPYNYDALEPYIDSQTMQLHHDMHHQAYVNNLNSAVEKYSDLQSKSPDELIRELNSVPEDVRTTVRNNGGGHLNHTMFWQIMAPNAGGEPTGAIAELITNNFGDFETFKQKFNDAGTKQFGSGWVWLVRSSDGKFEVMSTPNQDSPTTQGHFPIMGNDVWEHAYYLKYQNKRAEYLKQWWNVVNWNEINKRLEMAR encoded by the coding sequence ATGGCATTTGAACTTCCACCTTTACCTTATAACTACGACGCTCTAGAGCCGTACATCGACTCTCAGACAATGCAGTTGCATCATGATATGCACCATCAGGCTTACGTCAACAATCTCAACTCAGCGGTAGAAAAATACTCTGATTTGCAATCAAAAAGTCCAGACGAATTGATCCGCGAGTTGAACAGCGTACCCGAGGATGTACGTACAACCGTACGTAACAATGGTGGTGGACACCTAAACCACACGATGTTCTGGCAAATCATGGCACCTAATGCTGGTGGTGAGCCAACGGGTGCGATTGCCGAATTGATTACGAACAACTTTGGCGACTTTGAAACTTTCAAGCAAAAATTCAATGATGCTGGGACGAAACAATTCGGCAGTGGCTGGGTTTGGTTAGTTCGTAGCAGCGACGGCAAATTTGAGGTCATGAGTACGCCAAACCAGGACAGCCCAACAACACAAGGCCACTTCCCGATTATGGGAAATGATGTTTGGGAACATGCCTACTATCTCAAGTATCAGAATAAACGTGCAGAGTACCTGAAGCAGTGGTGGAACGTTGTCAATTGGAACGAGATTAACAAGCGGTTGGAGATGGCACGTTAA